AGCAGCACCCGTGAACGGGCCCTCGCAGCCCGCACCACTCCCTACGTCGAAGACCCCTGCGCCAGAAGCCACATGTTCACCTTTCGACCCAGCTGACGTAGCACCGCCACGAAGATATGACCTCAGTCACGCAGTCGTGCAGGACGAAGGGACAACACGCCTCGCTGCAATGCGACACAACAGGGATCCTCGACCCTCGCGTAAAGCGACATGACCTGTGTGGGACACGGTGCCTGCCGAAAGAAGCAGGGCATCGAGGGGATCGTCTGCAAACGCGGTGGGGCGGGCTATCCGCCGTCAGGACAGCGCCGGTGGTTGAAAGTCCGGCACGCGGACACGGTCGACGCCCTGGTGCTGGGGTTCACCGGCCCCCGGCTCAGACCGCACCATCTGGTTCTGGCGGTGGGGGACGAGGGCGGGACGGCCAGGGTGTCCGCACGCCTGGAGCCTGTCCTCGCGGCTTGTGTCGGTGAGGCCTTGAGCGGCGCGGCGATGGTGGGGGAGCGGCGGGCGAGCCGTACACACGGGTGGAGGCGGACCTGGTCGTGGAGGTGCTGGCCGGGTCCGGCCGGCACGGCACCCTCACCGTGACCCGGATACGGTGAGGATCCCCGGCCCGTGAAGCGACTCGCCGTACGGGTGACCCTGCGGTCCTCACGCAAGCGCTCCGGTCCTCGGGGACCTCGGCCAGAGCGACGCCGTAACCGCGGGCCGGGACAGGCTCCTGTCGAAGGCAGCGAGGAGTGGCCGATGCCCGTTGTGGTTGATGTGGCCCGAGGCGGCCCGGTTCAGGGTTCAGGGTTCAGCGCGGTGAAAAGCATGAATGGCATCTCCTGGCGATCCGGGATGCCAGCGGCGTATCTGACAGTGCTGCCTGCGGTGCCGACGCGAGCGGGGAGCGCCTGCCAGGGAGGCAGAGGCCATCGCTGCGATCACTCGCTCTGAAGCGGTGTCCCGTACGTGGCATCAAGCACCAGAGTGAGCAGCCGGTCGGGCTGTTCTGCGTCGTGGCTGCGAGCTGTGGAGAGCGCGATCCCGACGACCAGTTGGACCAGGTCGTCGGCGGTCAGGTGGGCGCGCGCCGTTCCCCGTCGCTGAGCTTGGGCAAGAAGATCGGCTGCCGCGTCCAGGATCAGCCGATGACAGTCGAGCCCCAGCGCGACGGGCTCTTCTTCAACCATCAACGCGCCCCCCAGCCCCTGGTTGACCCTGGCATGGACGAGGAACGCGCGCAGCCATTGTGCCAGGGCGTCGTCGGCGGATTCCGAGGAGGACAGTGCGCCGGCCAGCTCGCACAGCGTCTCGATCCGGTCCCTGAGAACCGCGGTCAGCAGGGCGGAGCGGTTCGGGAAGTGACGGTACAAGGTCCCCGGGCCGACGCCTGCTCGGCGGGCGACCTCGTTGAGGGACGCCTCCGGTCCGGCTTCAGCGAATACTTCCTGCGCCGTGGCGATGAGACGTTCCCGGTTGAGTCGCGCATCGGTACGCCGAGGTCGGCGCGCGGGGACGTGCCCCTGTGTGGTCGTCATCGTCCCGTCTTTCGCTCGAGTTCGGGGCAGTTAAACGGAGGATCTCTCCGTATAGTAGCGTCCGTCAAACGGAGAACCTCTCCGGAATGCATGGACATGAGGAGTGCGGATGACGGACAGCGGGCGGACCGAGCTGGGACGAGTCGGGATCTGGACCTTCGCCTACGAGGGGCAGCCTGCCGGGCGGGTACAGGAATCGGCCGCGGAGATCGAGGAGCTGGGTTACGGAGCCATCTGGTTCGGGGAGGCGTTCGGCCGCGACACGGTGGGCCAGGCATGGCTGTTGCTGTCGGCGACACGGCGCATCGTCGTTGCGTCCGGCATCGCCAACATCGCGTTCCGGGACCCGATCGCCACCGCTACTGCGACACGTGCGCTGGGCGAGGCGTTCCCCGGACGCTACGTACTTGGCCTGGGCGGACATCGCGTAGACGGCACCGTCCATGAAGTGGACGGCTATCCCGTCCCGGCCCGCGGCGGAGCGGTGACCACCATGCGCGCCTACCTGCAGGCCATGGACGCAGTACCCGCCCACGGCCCCAAAGCGGACCCGGCTCCGCGCCGCGTACTGGCCGCCCTCGGCCCGAAGATGCTCCAGCTGGCCGCCGAACACA
This genomic interval from Streptomyces sp. NBC_00376 contains the following:
- a CDS encoding TetR/AcrR family transcriptional regulator, translating into MTTTQGHVPARRPRRTDARLNRERLIATAQEVFAEAGPEASLNEVARRAGVGPGTLYRHFPNRSALLTAVLRDRIETLCELAGALSSSESADDALAQWLRAFLVHARVNQGLGGALMVEEEPVALGLDCHRLILDAAADLLAQAQRRGTARAHLTADDLVQLVVGIALSTARSHDAEQPDRLLTLVLDATYGTPLQSE
- a CDS encoding TIGR03620 family F420-dependent LLM class oxidoreductase; its protein translation is MTDSGRTELGRVGIWTFAYEGQPAGRVQESAAEIEELGYGAIWFGEAFGRDTVGQAWLLLSATRRIVVASGIANIAFRDPIATATATRALGEAFPGRYVLGLGGHRVDGTVHEVDGYPVPARGGAVTTMRAYLQAMDAVPAHGPKADPAPRRVLAALGPKMLQLAAEHTWGAHPYFVSTKHTEQARQIMGPNAFLAVEQAVVLDTDLSRARQVATAHVAGYLSAPHQEANVRRLGFNDEDIVGGPSRRLVDAIVAHGEVEAIRRRVQEHLDAGADHVCLQVLTADTTSLPEHEWRELAAVLLPHPAA